Proteins from one Coffea arabica cultivar ET-39 chromosome 8c, Coffea Arabica ET-39 HiFi, whole genome shotgun sequence genomic window:
- the LOC113705960 gene encoding tabersonine 16-hydroxylase 1-like, producing the protein MELLSPKRVQTFKAIREDEVFSLIKSISSQKGSTINLSRSVASLSYSITSRAAFGKRNKDTERFKETQDELNKLSSEFSLADMFPSVKLLELMSVSRFRIEKVHRQINGILESIINEHKGKMQESAKQEGGEGKEDDLVDVLLKMQKRGDFEPQLTDTNVRAVILPRQTYQQCEINGYDIPAKADIIVNAWAIGRDPKYWIEAEKFNPSRFLDSEIDYRGNNFEYIPCGAGRRICPGISFSQAVIELALAQLLFHFDWKLLGEVKPEEFDMTENLGVTIRPRNDIQLIPIAYGGSCLIKG; encoded by the exons ATGGAACTTCTCAGTCCAAAACGCGTGCAAACTTTCAAAGCAATTAGAGAAGATGAAGTCTTCAGTCTCATTAAATCGATTTCTTCTCAGAAGGGGTCGACGATCAATCTAAGCAGAAGCGTTGCCTCTCTCAGTTACAGCATCACGAGCCGCGCAGCATTTGGGAAAAGGAACAAAGACACAGAAAGATTCAAAGAAACTCAGGATGAACTCAATAAACTGTCATCAGAGTTCAGTTTAGCTGACATGTTTCCTTCAGTCAAGTTGCTTGAGTTGATGAGCGTATCTAGATTTAGGATTGAGAAAGTACACAGGCAAATTAATGGAATACTTGAAAGTATTATCAATGAGCATAAAGGGAAAATGCAAGAGTCGGCAAAACAGGAAGGCGGAGAAGGCAAGGAGGATGATCTTGTTGATGTTCTTCTCAAAATGCAGAAACGTGGGGACTTTGAACCTCAGCTAACTGATACAAACGTCAGAGCAGTTATCCTT CCAAGGCAGACATACCAGCAATGCGAAATCAATGGTTATGACATACCAGCCAAGGCAGACATAATCGTTAATGCATGGGCAATCGGAAGAGATCCCAAATATTGGATTGAAGCAGAGAAATTTAATCCTTCGCGATTTCTTGATTCGGAAATTGATTACAGAGGGaataattttgagtacatcCCATGTGGTGCTGGAAGAAGGATTTGTCCCGGCATATCATTTTCTCAAGCAGTGATTGAGTTGGCACTTGCACAGTTGTTGTTCCATTTTGATTGGAAGCTCCTTGGTGAAGTTAAGCCAGAAGAATTTGACATGACTGAGAACCTTGGTGTGACAATCAGACCAAGAAATGATATCCAGTTGATTCCAATTGCTTACGGTGGATCTTGTTTGATAAAAGGATAA
- the LOC113706638 gene encoding tabersonine 16-hydroxylase 1-like produces the protein MEVILFLLAFLLFYFMVAKILKSSSGKNSRLRLPPGPNPLPIIGNMHQLFGSPFHHLLRDLAKKYGPLMHLKLGETPTIIVTSPEMAKEIYRTNDVIFASRPSHRVTFKIFSYNHNDIIFSPYGNYWRQLRKICTMEVLSPKRVQTFKAIREDEVFDLIKSISLQKGSSINLSRRIFSLTYSITSLAAFGKRNKDIERFLHFVDELNGLASLFCLADMYPSVKFLQLTSTVRSSYEKIHKQVDEILENILDEHKGKVQESKQECEEGKEDLVDVLLNIQKRGDFEPQLTDTNIKAVILDVFSAGSETTSTAIEWAISEMVKNPEIINRAQCEVRSLYNGKGNVDESRLHELKYLHAIIKETLRLHPNAPLLLPRECTEECRINGYDIPAKAQVIVNAWALGRDPLYWSEAEKFNPSRFLDSKLDYKSNNFEYIPFGAGRRICPGISFSQAVVQLALAQLLFHFDWKLPGDLKPEELDMADNLGVTIRRKNDLHLIPIPYLGSCLIKDD, from the exons ATGGAggtcattcttttccttttggctTTCCTACTCTTCTATTTCATGGTAGCCAAAATTCTTAAAAGCTCCTCGGgaaaaaactcaagattgaggcttCCCCCGGGGCCTAATCCACTGCCTATCATAGGAAATATGCATCAACTTTTTGGCTCCCCATTCCATCACTTGCTCAGAGACTTGGCCAAAAAATATGGACCGTTGATGCACCTAAAGCTTGGTGAAACTCCTACCATCATTGTCACGTCCCCTGAAATGGCCAAAGAGATTTATAGAACAAACGATGTCATATTTGCTTCAAGACCCTCTCATCGTGTCACATTCAAGATTTTTTCCTACAATCATAACGATATTATCTTTTCTCCCTATGGAAATTATTGGAGACAACTTCGGAAGATTTGCACCATGGAAGTTCTTAGTCCAAAACGGGTGCAAACTTTCAAAGCAATTAGGGAAGATGAAGTTTTTGATCTCATCAAATCGATCTCTTTGCAAAAGGGATCGAGTATCAATCTAAGCAGAAGGATTTTCTCTCTCACTTATAGCATCACAAGCCTGGCAGCCTTTgggaaaagaaacaaagacATAGAAAGGTTCTTGCACTTTGTCGATGAACTCAATGGGCTGGCATCTTTGTTCTGCTTAGCTGACATGTATCCTTCAGTCAAGTTTCTTCAATTGACGAGTACAGTTAGGTCAAGTTATGAGAAAATACACAAGCAAGTagatgaaatacttgaaaataTTCTCGATGAGCATAAAGGGAAAGTCCAAGAATCAAAACAGGAAtgtgaagaaggcaaggaggaTCTTGTCGATGTTCTTCTCAATATTCAGAAACGTGGGGACTTCGAGCCTCAACTAACTGATACAAACATCAAAGCTGTTATCCTG GATGTTTTCAGTGCTGGCAGCGAGACTACATCAACAGCCATCGAGTGGGCAATTTCTGAAATGGTTAAAAACCCAGAAATAATAAACAGGGCACAATGTGAGGTAAGAAGTTTATATAATGGCAAAGGAAATGTTGATGAATCACGCCTTCATGAGCTCAAATATTTGCACGCAATCATCAAAGAGACCTTGAGACTACATCCAAATGCTCCACTTTTGTTGCCGAGAGAATGCACTGAAGAATGCAGAATCAATGGTTATGACATACCAGCCAAGGCACAAGTAATTGTGAATGCATGGGCACTTGGTAGAGATCCATTATACTGGAGTGAAGCTGAGAAATTCAATCCTTCGCGATTTCTTGATTCTAAACTTGATTATAAAAGCAATAACTTTGAATACATCCCATTTGGTGCTGGAAGAAGGATTTGTCCAGGCATATCATTTTCTCAAGCAGTAGTTCAGCTGGCACTTGCACAACTGTTGTTCCACTTTGATTGGAAGCTCCCTGGTGACCTGAAACCAGAAGAACTAGACATGGCTGATAACCTTGGCGTGACAATTAGGAGAAAAAATGATCTCCACTTGATTCCAATTCCTTATCTTGGTTCTTGTTTAATAAAGGATGACTAG